In Abyssisolibacter fermentans, a single genomic region encodes these proteins:
- a CDS encoding PTS fructose transporter subunit IIC, producing the protein MKIVAVTSCIAGIAHTYMAAESLEIAAKKKGYQIKVETMGSIGSENVLTEEEIKEADVVVIASDKDVQKERFSGKPILEVGTHDAMKNGEQILERVNEAVVYKNNNLNNSHTNSNTSKKQSTSLTARLYKHLMNGVSHMIPFVVAGGILIALSFIFGIKAFQQEGTLASALMKIGGDSAFALMIPILAGFISFSIADRPGLAPGMVGGMLAASTNSGFLGGILAGFLAGYVVKFLKEKIVLPPSLKGIMPILVIPVISCLVVGLTMIYVIGTPISYLNNFLNNWLSNLSGANAIVLGLVLGTMISIDMGGVLNKVAYAFAVASLTSGQPSMAMAAVMAGGMVPPLGLALATIICKNKFTLEEREAGKTAWILGVSFITEGAIPFAAADPGRVLPSTTIGAAVAGALSMLFKCKLAVPHGGAFVFLIPGAVTNLLLYITAIIAGTIVTAVMVRILKKDI; encoded by the coding sequence ATGAAAATAGTTGCAGTTACTTCTTGCATAGCAGGTATTGCTCACACATATATGGCTGCTGAGTCTCTAGAAATAGCAGCAAAAAAGAAAGGATATCAAATAAAAGTTGAAACGATGGGGTCCATTGGTTCTGAGAACGTTTTGACAGAGGAAGAAATAAAAGAGGCAGATGTAGTTGTTATAGCTAGTGATAAAGACGTTCAAAAAGAAAGATTTAGTGGAAAACCAATACTTGAAGTAGGAACACATGATGCTATGAAAAATGGTGAGCAAATATTAGAAAGAGTAAATGAAGCAGTTGTGTATAAAAATAATAACCTTAACAATTCACATACAAATAGTAATACTTCAAAAAAACAAAGCACGTCTTTAACTGCTCGACTTTATAAACATCTAATGAATGGTGTATCACATATGATTCCATTTGTTGTAGCAGGAGGTATCTTAATTGCATTATCCTTTATTTTTGGCATAAAAGCATTTCAACAAGAAGGCACTTTAGCATCAGCGCTAATGAAAATAGGTGGGGATTCTGCATTCGCTTTAATGATACCAATTCTAGCAGGCTTCATATCATTTTCTATTGCCGATAGACCTGGTCTTGCACCTGGTATGGTAGGTGGTATGCTTGCTGCTTCAACTAACTCTGGATTTTTAGGTGGTATTTTAGCAGGTTTCTTGGCTGGATATGTTGTTAAATTTCTAAAAGAAAAGATAGTACTTCCTCCATCACTTAAGGGCATAATGCCTATTTTGGTAATACCTGTAATATCATGTTTAGTTGTAGGTTTAACAATGATATATGTTATAGGTACTCCTATAAGTTATTTAAATAATTTTTTGAACAATTGGTTAAGTAATTTAAGTGGAGCTAATGCTATTGTATTAGGACTTGTATTAGGAACTATGATCTCAATAGATATGGGTGGAGTACTTAATAAAGTAGCATATGCTTTTGCAGTAGCTTCCTTAACTTCTGGACAACCATCAATGGCTATGGCTGCTGTTATGGCTGGTGGAATGGTTCCTCCATTAGGACTAGCTCTTGCTACAATAATTTGTAAAAACAAATTTACACTTGAGGAAAGAGAAGCAGGAAAAACCGCATGGATTTTAGGAGTATCTTTTATTACAGAAGGTGCTATTCCGTTTGCAGCTGCTGATCCAGGAAGAGTTCTTCCATCAACTACAATAGGAGCTGCTGTAGCAGGTGCATTATCTATGCTATTTAAATGTAAATTGGCAGTCCCACATGGTGGAGCATTTGTATTTTTAATACCAGGTGCAGTTACAAATCTTCTATTGTATATAACTGCAATTATAGCAGGAACAATTGTTACAGCTGTAATGGTTAGAATATTAAAAAAAGATATATAA
- a CDS encoding PTS sugar transporter subunit IIA: MDITELINKEQICMELHGDTKEEVICELVDAIDKSNNLHDKNIYLSDVIKREGEISTGIGNEIAIPHGKSKGVKNASLAFGVSKKGIDFKSFDEKLVHLIFLIAVPEDSNNLHLKVLSQLSRKLMHPEFRHKLKNANTKEEILLILNGESEG; the protein is encoded by the coding sequence ATGGACATTACTGAATTAATAAATAAAGAACAAATCTGTATGGAGCTGCATGGAGATACAAAAGAAGAAGTAATTTGTGAATTAGTAGATGCCATTGATAAAAGTAATAATCTACATGATAAGAATATTTATTTGAGTGATGTAATAAAACGAGAGGGAGAAATATCTACAGGAATAGGTAATGAAATAGCAATACCTCATGGAAAAAGTAAAGGTGTTAAAAATGCTAGTTTAGCTTTTGGTGTTAGTAAAAAAGGTATAGATTTTAAATCATTTGATGAAAAATTGGTTCATCTTATATTTTTAATTGCTGTCCCAGAAGACTCCAATAATTTACACTTAAAAGTACTAAGCCAGTTGTCAAGAAAATTAATGCATCCTGAATTCAGACACAAATTAAAAAATGCAAATACAAAAGAAGAAATATTATTAATCTTAAATGGGGAGAGTGAAGGCTAA